One Homo sapiens chromosome 3, GRCh38.p14 Primary Assembly genomic window carries:
- the USP19 gene encoding ubiquitin carboxyl-terminal hydrolase 19 isoform X7, whose translation MSGGASATGPRRGPPGLEDTTSKKKQKDRANQESKDGDPRKETGSRYVAQAGLEPLASGDPSASASHAAGITGSRHRTRLFFPSSSGSASTPQEEQTKEELLLDWRQSAEEVIVKLRVGVGPLQLEDVDAAFTDTDCVVRFAGGQQWGGVFYAEIKSSCAKVQTRKGSLLHLTLPKKVPMLTWPSLLKPLGTQELVPGLRCQENGQELSPIALEPGPEPHRAKQEARNQKRAQGRGEVGAGAGPGAQAGPSAKRAVHLCRGPEGDGSRDDPGPRGDAPPFVADPATQVEADEQLCIPPLNSQTCLLGSEENLAPLAGEKAVPPGNDPVSPAMVRSRNPGKDDCAKEEMAVAADAATLVDEPESMVNLAFVKNDSYEKGPDSVVVHVYVKEICRDTSRVLFREQDFTLIFQTRDGNFLRLHPGCGPHTTFRWQVKLRNLIEPEQCTFCFTASRIDICLRKRQSQRWGGLEAPAARGAVGGAKVAVPTGPTPLDSTPPGGAPHPLTGQEEARAVEKDKSKARSEDTGLDSVATRTPMEHVTPKPETHLASPKPTCMVPPMPHSPVSGDSVEEEEEEEKKVCLPGFTGLVNLGNTCFMNSVIQSLSNTRELRDFFHDRSFEAEINYNNPLGTGGRLAIGFAVLLRALWKGTHHAFQPSKLKAIVASKASQFTGYAQHDAQEFMAFLLDGLHEDLNRIQNKPYTETVDSDGRPDEVVAEEAWQRHKMRNDSFIVDLFQGQYKSKLVCPVCAKVSITFDPFLYLPVPLPQKQKVLPVFYFAREPHSKPIKFLVSVSKENSTASEVLDSLSQSVHVKPENLRLAEVIKNRFHRVFLPSHSLDTVSPSDTLLCFELLSSELAKERVVVLEVQQRPQVPSVPISKCAACQRKQQSEDEKLKRCTRCYRVGYCNQLCQKTHWPDHKGLCRPENIGYPFLVSVPASRLTYARLAQLLEGYARYSVSVFQPPFQPGRMALESQSPGCTTLLSTGSLEAGDSERDPIQPPELQLVTPMAEGDTGLPRVWAAPDRGPVPSTSGISSEMLASGPIEVGSLPAGERVSRPEAAVPGYQHPSEAMNAHTPQFFIYKIDSSNREQRLEDKGDTPLELGDDCSLALVWRNNERLQEFVLVASKELECAEDPGSAGEAARAGHFTLDQCLNLFTRPEVLAPEEAWYCPQCKQHREASKQLLLWRLPNVLIVQLKRFSFRSFIWRDKINDLVEFPVRNLDLSKFCIGQKEEQLPSYDLYAVINHYGGMIGGHYTACARLPNDRSSQRSDVGWRLFDDSTVTTVDESQVVTRYAYVLFYRRRNSPVERPPRAGHSEHHPDLGPAAEAAASQASRIWQELEAEEEPVPEGSGPLGPWGPQDWVGPLPRGPTTPDEGCLRYFVLGTVAALVALVLNVFYPLVSQSRWR comes from the exons ATGTCTGGCGGGGCCAGTGCCACAGGCCCAAGGAGAGGGCCCCCAGGACTGGAGGACACCACTAGTAAGAAGAAGCAGAAGGATCGAGCAAACCAGGAGAGCAAGGATGGAGATCCTAGGAAAG agacagggtctcgatatgttgcccaggctggtcttgaacctctggcctcaggtgatccttctgcctcagcctcccatgcagctgggatcacaggctcaCGCCACCGTACCCGGCTGTTCTTTCCTTCATCGTCAGGGTCAGCATCCACTCCTCAAGAGGAGCAGACCAAAGAGG AGTTGTTGCTCGATTGGAGGCAGAGTGCAGAAGAGGTGATTGTCAAGCTTCGTGTGGGAGTAGGTCCCCTGCAGCTGGAGGATGTAGATGCTGCTTTCACAGATACAGACTGTGTGGTGCGGTTTGCAG GTGGTCAGCAGTGGGGTGGTGTCTTCTATGCTGAGATAAAAAGCTCTTGTGCTAAAGTGCAAACCCGCAAGGGCAGTCTCCTGCACCTGACACTGCCCAAAAAGGTGCCTATGCTCACGTGGCCCTCCCTCCTG AAACCTCTAGGGACCCAGGAGCTGGTGCCGGGGCTGCGGTGCCAGGAGAATGGGCAGGAACTGTCTCCCATTGCCCTGGAGCCAGGCCCTGAGCCCCACCGGGCTAAGCAGGAGGCCCGGAACCAGAAGCGGGCCCAGGGCCGTGGTGAGGTAGGCGCAGGGGCTGGCCCCGGGGCCCAGGCAGGGCCCAGCGCCAAGAGGGCTGTGCATCTCTGCAGAGGGCCAGAGGGGGACGGGTCCAGGGATGACCCTGGACCCCGGGGTGATGCCCCACCCTTCGTGGCTGACCCAGCCACCCAG GTTGAGGCTGATGAACAGCTTTGCATACCACCGCTGAACTCCCAaacctgcctcctgggctcagaggaGAATTTAGCCCCTTTGGCAGGAGAGAAAGCAGTGCCTCCCGGGAATGACCCAGTCTCTCCAGCCATGGTCCGGAGCAGAAACCCTGGGAAAGATGACTGTGCCAAGGAGGAGATGGCAGTGGCAGCAGATGCTGCAACCTTGGTGGATG AGCCCGAGTCGATGGTGAACCTGGCGTTTGTCAAGAATGACTCGTATGAGAAGGGCCCGGATTCAGTGGTGGTGCACGTGTACGTGAAGGAGATCTGCAGGGACACCTCAAGAGTACTTTTCCGTGAGCAGGACTTCACGCTCATCTTCCAGACcag GGATGGAAACTTCCTGAGGCTGCACCCGGGCTGTGGGCCCCACACCACCTTCCGTTGGCAGGTGAAGCTCAG GAATCTGATTGAGCCAGAGCAGTGCACCTTCTGTTTCACGGCTTCTCGCATCGACATCTGCCTTCGTAAGAGGCAGAGTCAGCGCTGGGGGGGCCTGGAGGCCCCGGCTGCACGAG GTGCAGTGGGTGGTGCAAAGGTTGCCGTGCCGACAGGTCCAACCCCTCTGGATTCAACCCCACCAGGAGgtgctccccaccccctgacaggccagGAGGAGGCCCGGGCTGTGGAGAAGGATAAATCCAAGGCACGATCTGAGGACACAGGGCTAGACAGTGTGGCAACCCGCACACCCATGGAGCATGTAACCCCAAAGCCAGAGACACACCTGGCCTCG CCCAAGCCTACATGCATGGTGCCTCCCATGCCCCACAGCCCAGTTAGTGGAGACAgcgtggaggaggaggaagaggaagagaagaaggtgTGTCTGCCAGGCTTCACTGGCCTTGTCAATTTAGGCAACACCTGCTTCATGAACAGCGTCATTCAGTCTCTGTCCAACACTCGGGAACTCCGGGACTTCTTCCATG ACCGCTCCTTTGAGGCTGAGATCAACTACAACAACCCACTAGGGACTGGTGGGCGTCTGGCCATTGGCTTTGCCGTGCTGCTTCGGGCGCTGTGGAAGGGCACCCACCATGCCTTCCAGCCTTCCAAGTTGAAG GCCATTGTGGCGAGTAAGGCCAGCCAGTTCACAGGCTATGCACAGCATGATGCCCAGGAGTTCATGGCTTTCCTGCTGGATGGGCTGCACGAGGACCTGAATCGCATTCAGAACAAGCCCTACACAGAGACCGTGGATTCAGATGGGCGGCCCGATGAG GTGGTAGCTGAGGAAGCATGGCAGCGGCACAAGATGAGGAATGACTCTTTCATCGTGGACCTATTTCAGGGGCAGTACAAGTCGAAGCTGGTGTGCCCTGTGTGTGCCAAG GTCTCCATCACTTTTGACCCGTTTCTTTATCTGCCGGTGCCCTTGCCACAAAAGCAAAAGGTTCTCCCTGTCTTTTATTTTGCCCGAGAGCCCCACAGCAAGCCCATCAAG TTCCTGGTGAGCGTCAGCAAGGAGAACTCCACTGCGAGCGAAGTATTGGACTCCCTCTCTCAGAGTGTTCATGTGAAGCCTGAGAACCTGCGTTTGGCGGAG GTAATTAAGAATCGTTTTCATCGTGTGTTCCTACCCTCCCACTCACTGGACACTGTGTCCCCATCTGATACGCTCCTCTGCTTTGAGCTGCTATCCTCAGAGTTGGCTAAGGAGCGGGTAGTGGTGCTAGAGGTGCAACAG CGCCCCCAGGTGCCCAGCGTCCCCATCTCCAAGTGTGCAGCCTGCCAGCGGAAGCAACAGTCGGAGGATGAAAAGCTGAAGCGCTGTACCCGGTGCTACCGTGTGGGCTACTGCAACCA GCTCTGCCAGAAAACCCACTGGCCTGACCACAAGGGCCTCTGCCGACCTGAGAACATTGGCTACCCCTTCCTGGTCAGTGTACCTGCCTCACGCCTCACTTATGCCCGCCTCGCTCAGTTGCTAGAGGGCTATGCCCG GTACTCTGTGAGTGTATTCCAGCCACCCTTTCAGCCAGGCCGCATGGCCTTGGAGTCTCAGAGCCCTGGCTGCACCACACTGCTCTCCACAGGTTCCCTGGAGGCTGGGGACAGCGAGAGAGACCCCATTCAGCCACCTGAGCTCCAGCTGGTGACCCCTATGGCTGAGGGGGACACAGGGCTTCCCCGGGTGTGGGCAGCCCCTGACCGGGGTCCTGTGCCCAGCACCAGTGGAATTTCTTCTGAGATGCTGGCCAGTGGGCCCATTGAGGTTGGCTCCTTGCCAGCTGGCGAGAGGGTGTCCCGACCCGAAG CTGCTGTGCCTGGGTACCAGCATCCAAGTGAAGCTATGAATGCCCACACACCCCagttcttcatctataaaattgatTCATCCAACCGAGAGCAGCGGCTAGAGGACAAAG GAGACACCCCACTGGAGCTGGGTGACGACTGTAGCCTGGCTCTCGTCTGGCGGAACAATGAGCGCTTGCAGGAGTTTGTGTTGGTAGCCTCCAAGGAGCTGGAATGTGCTGAGGATCCAGGCTCTGCCGGTGAGGCTGCCCGGGCCGGCCACTTCACCCTGGACCAGTGCCTCAACCTCTTCACACGGCCTGAGGTGCTGGCACCCGAGGAGGCCTG GTACTGCCCACAGTGCAAACAGCACCGTGAGGCCTCCAAGCAGCTGTTGCTATGGCGCCTGCCAAATGTTCTCATCGTGCAGCTCAAGCGCTTCTCCTTTCGTAGTTTTATCTGGCGTGACAAGATCAATGACTTGGTGGAGTTCCCTGTTAG GAACCTGGACCTGAGCAAGTTCTGCATTGGTCAGAAAGAGGAGCAGCTGCCCAGCTACGATCTATATGCTGTCATCAACCACTATGGAGGCATGATTGGTGGCCACTACACTGCCTGTGCACGCCTGCCCAATGATCGTAGCAGTCAGCGCAGTGACGTGG GCTGGCGCTTGTTTGATGACAGCACAGTGACAACGGTAGACGAGAGCCAGGTTGTGACGCGTTATGCCTATGTACTCTTCTACCGCCGGCGGAACTCTCCTGTGGAGAGGCCCCCCAGGGCAGGTCACTCTGAGCACCACCCAGACCTAGGCCCTGCAGCTGAGGCTGCTGCCAGCCAG GCTTCCCGGATTtggcaggagctggaggctgaggaggagccGGTGCCTGAGGGGTCTGGGCCCCTGGGTCCCTGGGGGCCCCAAGACTGGGTGGGCCCCCTACCACGTGGCCCTACCACACCAGATGAGGGCTGCCTCCGGTACTTTGTCCTGGGCACCGTGGCGGCTTTGGTGGCCCTCGTGCTCAACGTGTTCTATCCTCTGGTATCCCAGAGTCGCTGGAGATGA
- the USP19 gene encoding ubiquitin carboxyl-terminal hydrolase 19 isoform 12 (isoform 12 is encoded by transcript variant 12), with amino-acid sequence MSGGASATGPRRGPPGLEDTTSKKKQKDRANQESKDGDPRKETGSRYVAQAGLEPLASGDPSASASHAAGITGSRHRTRLFFPSSSGSASTPQEEQTKEGACEDPHDLLATPTPELLLDWRQSAEEVIVKLRVGVGPLQLEDVDAAFTDTDCVVRFAGGQQWGGVFYAEIKSSCAKVQTRKGSLLHLTLPKKVPMLTWPSLLKKPLGTQELVPGLRCQENGQELSPIALEPGPEPHRAKQEARNQKRAQGRGEVEADEQLCIPPLNSQTCLLGSEENLAPLAGEKAVPPGNDPVSPAMVRSRNPGKDDCAKEEMAVAADAATLVDEPESMVNLAFVKNDSYEKGPDSVVVHVYVKEICRDTSRVLFREQDFTLIFQTRDGNFLRLHPGCGPHTTFRWQVKLRNLIEPEQCTFCFTASRIDICLRKRQSQRWGGLEAPAARVGGAKVAVPTGPTPLDSTPPGGAPHPLTGQEEARAVEKDKSKARSEDTGLDSVATRTPMEHVTPKPETHLASPKPTCMVPPMPHSPVSGDSVEEEEEEEKKVCLPGFTGLVNLGNTCFMNSVIQSLSNTRELRDFFHDRSFEAEINYNNPLGTGGRLAIGFAVLLRALWKGTHHAFQPSKLKAIVASKASQFTGYAQHDAQEFMAFLLDGLHEDLNRIQNKPYTETVDSDGRPDEVVAEEAWQRHKMRNDSFIVDLFQGQYKSKLVCPVCAKVSITFDPFLYLPVPLPQKQKVLPVFYFAREPHSKPIKFLVSVSKENSTASEVLDSLSQSVHVKPENLRLAEVIKNRFHRVFLPSHSLDTVSPSDTLLCFELLSSELAKERVVVLEVQQRPQVPSVPISKCAACQRKQQSEDEKLKRCTRCYRVGYCNQLCQKTHWPDHKGLCRPENIGYPFLVSVPASRLTYARLAQLLEGYARYSVSVFQPPFQPGRMALESQSPGCTTLLSTGSLEAGDSERDPIQPPELQLVTPMAEGDTGLPRVWAAPDRGPVPSTSGISSEMLASGPIEVGSLPAGERVSRPEAAVPGYQHPSEAMNAHTPQFFIYKIDSSNREQRLEDKGDTPLELGDDCSLALVWRNNERLQEFVLVASKELECAEDPGSAGEAARAGHFTLDQCLNLFTRPEVLAPEEAWYCPQCKQHREASKQLLLWRLPNVLIVQLKRFSFRSFIWRDKINDLVEFPVRNLDLSKFCIGQKEEQLPSYDLYAVINHYGGMIGGHYTACARLPNDRSSQRSDVGWRLFDDSTVTTVDESQVVTRYAYVLFYRRRNSPVERPPRAGHSEHHPDLGPAAEAAASQASRIWQELEAEEEPVPEGSGPLGPWGPQDWVGPLPRGPTTPDEGCLRYFVLGTVAALVALVLNVFYPLVSQSRWR; translated from the exons ATGTCTGGCGGGGCCAGTGCCACAGGCCCAAGGAGAGGGCCCCCAGGACTGGAGGACACCACTAGTAAGAAGAAGCAGAAGGATCGAGCAAACCAGGAGAGCAAGGATGGAGATCCTAGGAAAG agacagggtctcgatatgttgcccaggctggtcttgaacctctggcctcaggtgatccttctgcctcagcctcccatgcagctgggatcacaggctcaCGCCACCGTACCCGGCTGTTCTTTCCTTCATCGTCAGGGTCAGCATCCACTCCTCAAGAGGAGCAGACCAAAGAGG GAGCTTGTGAAGACCCTCATGATCTCTTGGCTACTCCCACTCCAGAGTTGTTGCTCGATTGGAGGCAGAGTGCAGAAGAGGTGATTGTCAAGCTTCGTGTGGGAGTAGGTCCCCTGCAGCTGGAGGATGTAGATGCTGCTTTCACAGATACAGACTGTGTGGTGCGGTTTGCAG GTGGTCAGCAGTGGGGTGGTGTCTTCTATGCTGAGATAAAAAGCTCTTGTGCTAAAGTGCAAACCCGCAAGGGCAGTCTCCTGCACCTGACACTGCCCAAAAAGGTGCCTATGCTCACGTGGCCCTCCCTCCTG AAGAAACCTCTAGGGACCCAGGAGCTGGTGCCGGGGCTGCGGTGCCAGGAGAATGGGCAGGAACTGTCTCCCATTGCCCTGGAGCCAGGCCCTGAGCCCCACCGGGCTAAGCAGGAGGCCCGGAACCAGAAGCGGGCCCAGGGCCGTGGTGAG GTTGAGGCTGATGAACAGCTTTGCATACCACCGCTGAACTCCCAaacctgcctcctgggctcagaggaGAATTTAGCCCCTTTGGCAGGAGAGAAAGCAGTGCCTCCCGGGAATGACCCAGTCTCTCCAGCCATGGTCCGGAGCAGAAACCCTGGGAAAGATGACTGTGCCAAGGAGGAGATGGCAGTGGCAGCAGATGCTGCAACCTTGGTGGATG AGCCCGAGTCGATGGTGAACCTGGCGTTTGTCAAGAATGACTCGTATGAGAAGGGCCCGGATTCAGTGGTGGTGCACGTGTACGTGAAGGAGATCTGCAGGGACACCTCAAGAGTACTTTTCCGTGAGCAGGACTTCACGCTCATCTTCCAGACcag GGATGGAAACTTCCTGAGGCTGCACCCGGGCTGTGGGCCCCACACCACCTTCCGTTGGCAGGTGAAGCTCAG GAATCTGATTGAGCCAGAGCAGTGCACCTTCTGTTTCACGGCTTCTCGCATCGACATCTGCCTTCGTAAGAGGCAGAGTCAGCGCTGGGGGGGCCTGGAGGCCCCGGCTGCACGAG TGGGTGGTGCAAAGGTTGCCGTGCCGACAGGTCCAACCCCTCTGGATTCAACCCCACCAGGAGgtgctccccaccccctgacaggccagGAGGAGGCCCGGGCTGTGGAGAAGGATAAATCCAAGGCACGATCTGAGGACACAGGGCTAGACAGTGTGGCAACCCGCACACCCATGGAGCATGTAACCCCAAAGCCAGAGACACACCTGGCCTCG CCCAAGCCTACATGCATGGTGCCTCCCATGCCCCACAGCCCAGTTAGTGGAGACAgcgtggaggaggaggaagaggaagagaagaaggtgTGTCTGCCAGGCTTCACTGGCCTTGTCAATTTAGGCAACACCTGCTTCATGAACAGCGTCATTCAGTCTCTGTCCAACACTCGGGAACTCCGGGACTTCTTCCATG ACCGCTCCTTTGAGGCTGAGATCAACTACAACAACCCACTAGGGACTGGTGGGCGTCTGGCCATTGGCTTTGCCGTGCTGCTTCGGGCGCTGTGGAAGGGCACCCACCATGCCTTCCAGCCTTCCAAGTTGAAG GCCATTGTGGCGAGTAAGGCCAGCCAGTTCACAGGCTATGCACAGCATGATGCCCAGGAGTTCATGGCTTTCCTGCTGGATGGGCTGCACGAGGACCTGAATCGCATTCAGAACAAGCCCTACACAGAGACCGTGGATTCAGATGGGCGGCCCGATGAG GTGGTAGCTGAGGAAGCATGGCAGCGGCACAAGATGAGGAATGACTCTTTCATCGTGGACCTATTTCAGGGGCAGTACAAGTCGAAGCTGGTGTGCCCTGTGTGTGCCAAG GTCTCCATCACTTTTGACCCGTTTCTTTATCTGCCGGTGCCCTTGCCACAAAAGCAAAAGGTTCTCCCTGTCTTTTATTTTGCCCGAGAGCCCCACAGCAAGCCCATCAAG TTCCTGGTGAGCGTCAGCAAGGAGAACTCCACTGCGAGCGAAGTATTGGACTCCCTCTCTCAGAGTGTTCATGTGAAGCCTGAGAACCTGCGTTTGGCGGAG GTAATTAAGAATCGTTTTCATCGTGTGTTCCTACCCTCCCACTCACTGGACACTGTGTCCCCATCTGATACGCTCCTCTGCTTTGAGCTGCTATCCTCAGAGTTGGCTAAGGAGCGGGTAGTGGTGCTAGAGGTGCAACAG CGCCCCCAGGTGCCCAGCGTCCCCATCTCCAAGTGTGCAGCCTGCCAGCGGAAGCAACAGTCGGAGGATGAAAAGCTGAAGCGCTGTACCCGGTGCTACCGTGTGGGCTACTGCAACCA GCTCTGCCAGAAAACCCACTGGCCTGACCACAAGGGCCTCTGCCGACCTGAGAACATTGGCTACCCCTTCCTGGTCAGTGTACCTGCCTCACGCCTCACTTATGCCCGCCTCGCTCAGTTGCTAGAGGGCTATGCCCG GTACTCTGTGAGTGTATTCCAGCCACCCTTTCAGCCAGGCCGCATGGCCTTGGAGTCTCAGAGCCCTGGCTGCACCACACTGCTCTCCACAGGTTCCCTGGAGGCTGGGGACAGCGAGAGAGACCCCATTCAGCCACCTGAGCTCCAGCTGGTGACCCCTATGGCTGAGGGGGACACAGGGCTTCCCCGGGTGTGGGCAGCCCCTGACCGGGGTCCTGTGCCCAGCACCAGTGGAATTTCTTCTGAGATGCTGGCCAGTGGGCCCATTGAGGTTGGCTCCTTGCCAGCTGGCGAGAGGGTGTCCCGACCCGAAG CTGCTGTGCCTGGGTACCAGCATCCAAGTGAAGCTATGAATGCCCACACACCCCagttcttcatctataaaattgatTCATCCAACCGAGAGCAGCGGCTAGAGGACAAAG GAGACACCCCACTGGAGCTGGGTGACGACTGTAGCCTGGCTCTCGTCTGGCGGAACAATGAGCGCTTGCAGGAGTTTGTGTTGGTAGCCTCCAAGGAGCTGGAATGTGCTGAGGATCCAGGCTCTGCCGGTGAGGCTGCCCGGGCCGGCCACTTCACCCTGGACCAGTGCCTCAACCTCTTCACACGGCCTGAGGTGCTGGCACCCGAGGAGGCCTG GTACTGCCCACAGTGCAAACAGCACCGTGAGGCCTCCAAGCAGCTGTTGCTATGGCGCCTGCCAAATGTTCTCATCGTGCAGCTCAAGCGCTTCTCCTTTCGTAGTTTTATCTGGCGTGACAAGATCAATGACTTGGTGGAGTTCCCTGTTAG GAACCTGGACCTGAGCAAGTTCTGCATTGGTCAGAAAGAGGAGCAGCTGCCCAGCTACGATCTATATGCTGTCATCAACCACTATGGAGGCATGATTGGTGGCCACTACACTGCCTGTGCACGCCTGCCCAATGATCGTAGCAGTCAGCGCAGTGACGTGG GCTGGCGCTTGTTTGATGACAGCACAGTGACAACGGTAGACGAGAGCCAGGTTGTGACGCGTTATGCCTATGTACTCTTCTACCGCCGGCGGAACTCTCCTGTGGAGAGGCCCCCCAGGGCAGGTCACTCTGAGCACCACCCAGACCTAGGCCCTGCAGCTGAGGCTGCTGCCAGCCAG GCTTCCCGGATTtggcaggagctggaggctgaggaggagccGGTGCCTGAGGGGTCTGGGCCCCTGGGTCCCTGGGGGCCCCAAGACTGGGTGGGCCCCCTACCACGTGGCCCTACCACACCAGATGAGGGCTGCCTCCGGTACTTTGTCCTGGGCACCGTGGCGGCTTTGGTGGCCCTCGTGCTCAACGTGTTCTATCCTCTGGTATCCCAGAGTCGCTGGAGATGA